One window from the genome of Kryptolebias marmoratus isolate JLee-2015 linkage group LG1, ASM164957v2, whole genome shotgun sequence encodes:
- the LOC108233556 gene encoding gamma-crystallin M3-like: MTSTGMNMMSRIVFYEDRNFQGRSYECMSDCPDMSSYLSRCHSCRVERGCFMVYDRTNYMGNQYFMRRGEYADYMSMMGMSDSIRSCRMIPMYRGSYRMKIYERENFGGQMYDLMDDCDNIMDRYRMSNCMSCHVMDGHWLMYEQPNYRGRMMYMWPGEYRNFMNMGYSGMRFMSMRRITDSCY, encoded by the exons ATGACTTCCACTGGAATGAACATGATGAGCAGA ATCGTCTTCTACGAGGACAGGAACTTCCAGGGCCGCTCCTACGAGTGCATGAGCGACTGCCCCGACATGTCCTCCTACCTGAGCAGGTGCCACTCCTGCAGGGTGGAGAGGGGCTGCTTCATGGTGTACGACCGCACCAACTACATGGGCAACCAGTACTTCATGAGGAGGGGCGAGTACGCTGACTACATGAGCATGATGGGCATGAGCGACAGCATCAGGTCCTGCCGCATGATCCCCATG TACAGGGGATCCTACAGGATGAAGATCTACGAGAGGGAGAACTTCGGAGGTCAGATGTACGACCTGATGGACGACTGTGACAACATTATGGACCGTTACCGCATGTCCAACTGCATGTCCTGCCACGTGATGGACGGCCACTGGCTGATGTACGAGCAGCCCAACTACAGAGGCAGGATGATGTACATGTGGCCTGGGGAGTACAGGAACTTCATGAACATGGGCTACAGCGGCATGAGGTTCATGAGCATGAGGCGCATCACCGACTCCTGCTATTAG